In the Cryptomeria japonica unplaced genomic scaffold, Sugi_1.0 HiC_scaffold_669, whole genome shotgun sequence genome, one interval contains:
- the LOC131872574 gene encoding anthocyanidin 3-O-glucosyltransferase 7-like has protein sequence MVPHALLIPFPAQGHINPMMQLAWKLVSHGFLLTFLNSDSSHNSILKANAPNSLHDNIQMISVPFEFPVMDTLEGIGNGMDAVEKCMGPSVIDRVIQEINAREEENKLTCIIADAWMSFGLHPLATLHKVPLAVFHTAPVSIFAIHYFITNMVSLGVVSSDGIPKQDQKTKYLPSMPPLRSGDLPWLWGGEYFFRKGTRMAQEIKHIKWILFNSFLEIEAPVVETLSKEVGVYPIGPLIPPEFLHSTASTKVLPSLRKHETECLQWLDKQCTHSVIYISFGSTGIMSEKQVEELALGLDATQRPFLWVVRSDLMKGSEAILPAGFLERVRDRGCIVSWAPQLEVLSHPSLACFVTHCGWNSVQESITMGVPMLCWPYFADQFINRTYVVDVWKLGLPLDANSQGIREKEEFLKGVEILLESEQGLEIREEARKLKGIARDTIKDGGSSWNNFNLFLTAMKRQPNE, from the exons ATGGTTCCTCACGCGCTTCTCATTCCTTTTCCTGCACAGGGTCACATTAATCCTATGATGCAACTTGCCTGGAAGCTCGTCTCCCATGGATTCCTCCTCACTTTCCTCAACTCTGACAGTAGTCATAACAGCATACTCAAAGCCAACGCTCCAAATTCTTTACATGATAACATCCAAATGATATCCGTTCCCTTTGAATTCCCAGTTATGGATACTCTGGAAGGCATTGGAAATGGCATGGACGCAGTGGAAAAGTGCATGGGGCCTTCTGTTATTGATAGAGTAATTCAGGAAATAAATGCCAGGGAAGAAGAAAACAAGCTCACCTGTATAATTGCAGATGCCTGGATGTCCTTTGGTTTACACCCGCTAGCCACGCTTCACAAAGTTCCCCTCGCCGTTTTCCACACTGCTCCCGTTTCAATCTTCGCCATTCACTACTTCATTACCAATATGGTCTCACTTGGTGTCGTTTCTTCCGATG GAATTCCAAAGCAAGATCAGAAAACAAAATATCTTCCCTCCATGCCGCCGCTGCGTTCTGGAGATCTTCCGTGGTTGTGGGGAGGCGAATACTTTTTTCGGAAAGGTACTCGCATGGCACAAGAAATCAAGCACATTAAATGGATCCTTTTCAATTCTTTCTTAGAGATCGAAGCTCCAGTAGTCGAAACGTTGTCCAAAGAAGTGGGCGTGTATCCAATAGGCCCTCTAATTCCTCCTGAGTTTCTCCATAGTACGGCGAGCACGAAGGTCCTGCCAAGCTTACGGAAACATGAGACGGAATGCTTACAATGGCTAGATAAACAGTGTACCCACTCTGTGATCTACATATCCTTTGGAAGTACTGGAATTATGAGTGAAAAGCAAGTGGAAGAGCTTGCGCTGGGATTAGATGCCACACAGAGACCATTTCTGTGGGTTGTGCGCTCCGATCTGATGAAAGGAAGCGAAGCTATTTTACCTGCTGGTTTCTTGGAGCGAGTGAGAGATAGAGGTTGCATAGTTTCCTGGGCGCCACAGTTAGAGGTGTTATCTCATCCTTCCTTAGCCTGTTTTGTGACTCACTGTGGGTGGAACTCTGTGCAGGAAAGCATCACCATGGGCGTGCCTATGCTTTGTTGGCCTTATTTTGCAGACCAGTTTATTAACCGAACGTATGTTGTGGATGTGTGGAAGTTGGGTTTGCCGTTGGATGCGAATAGCCAAGGAATTCGAGAGAAGGAAgaatttttgaaaggtgtagagatTTTACTGGAATCGGAACAAGGCCTTGAGATAAGAGAGGAAGCgagaaaattgaaaggaattgCTAGGGATACAATCAAGGACGGGGGCTCTTCATGGAATAACTTTAATCTCTTTTTGACTGCCATGAAGAGACAACCAAATGAATGA